From a single Mus caroli chromosome X, CAROLI_EIJ_v1.1, whole genome shotgun sequence genomic region:
- the Bex1 gene encoding protein BEX1: MESKVEQGVKNLNMDNDHQEKEEKEEKPQDASKREPIVALPFEAGDYYVPRGGRRRFRVRQPIVHYRWDLMHRVGEPQGRMREENVQRFGDDVRQLMEKLRERQLSHSLRAVSTDPPHHDHHDEFCLMP; this comes from the coding sequence ATGGAGTCCAAAGTGGAACAAGGAGTGAAAAATCTCAACATGGACAATGACCatcaggaaaaggaggaaaaggaagaaaagccacaGGATGCTAGCAAAAGGGAGCCGATTGTGGCCCTGCCTTTCGAAGCTGGAGACTACTATGTGCCTAGAGGAGGTCGCAGGCGGTTCCGGGTCCGGCAGCCCATCGTGCACTACAGATGGGACCTGATGCATAGGGTTGGGGAGCCCCAGGGAAGGATGAGAGAGGAGAACGTACAGAGGTTTGGGGATGATGTGAGACAGCTCATGGAGAAGCTAAGAGAAAGGCAGCTGAGCCACAGCCTGCGGGCGGTTAGCACTGACCCGCCTCATCATGACCACCATGATGAGTTTTGCCTTATGCCCTGA